A genomic window from Archaeoglobus profundus DSM 5631 includes:
- a CDS encoding archease, with protein MRYRFIDHTADVAFEVFGNSLEELIENATYAFYEAFVYTEKLDENRVLNVNVEADSPDYLLYNWLSKLLIAFDTEFFGGKTVEFVKVEEGEILKATGKIRGGTLRPEIVKVEPKAITLHNFVVEKKNGGWYAYVVVDI; from the coding sequence ATGAGGTACAGGTTTATAGACCACACTGCCGATGTCGCCTTTGAAGTCTTTGGCAACAGTTTGGAGGAGCTAATAGAGAACGCAACCTACGCATTTTACGAGGCTTTTGTTTATACTGAAAAGCTTGATGAAAATAGGGTGTTGAATGTCAATGTTGAGGCGGATTCGCCGGATTACCTTCTATACAACTGGTTGAGCAAACTTCTCATTGCTTTCGATACAGAATTCTTCGGTGGAAAAACTGTGGAGTTTGTAAAGGTTGAGGAAGGAGAAATTTTGAAGGCTACGGGAAAGATAAGAGGTGGAACACTCAGACCGGAAATAGTGAAGGTAGAACCTAAAGCGATAACACTTCACAACTTCGTTGTTGAGAAAAAAAATGGTGGATGGTACGCCTATGTTGTAGTGGACATTTAG
- a CDS encoding 50S ribosomal protein L10 — translation MAAVRGSPPKWKVQTVEELRKMFKSHPVVAIVSFRGVPSNQMQRIRRELRGKALIKVVKNTLVEKALEELEDNYKKLEEFLYDQTALVFTDMNPFKLYKLLEETKEPSPLKPNQISPVDVVVEKGPTPIPPGPMMAELQNAGIPVAIERGKVVVRETVTVVKAGEVVKPEVARALSVLGIKPIKIGLDTRVIYDNGILLTPDILAIDVEKIKSEFAEAYQKALNLAVNCAYVTEETAEILIMKAVMDARNLAINAGLPVKEVMPEILAKAHMEALALASLLPESALDDELKSLLSSRVVEKKEEVVEEKKEEEKKEEEKEEEEEESALEGLGALFG, via the coding sequence ATGGCAGCAGTAAGAGGTTCACCTCCAAAGTGGAAGGTTCAAACCGTTGAGGAGCTTAGAAAGATGTTTAAATCGCATCCAGTGGTAGCTATAGTCAGCTTCAGAGGAGTTCCTTCAAATCAAATGCAGAGAATAAGGAGGGAGCTTAGAGGCAAAGCGTTAATTAAAGTTGTGAAGAATACGTTGGTAGAAAAGGCTTTGGAGGAACTTGAAGATAACTACAAGAAGCTTGAAGAATTCCTTTACGATCAGACAGCTTTAGTTTTCACTGACATGAATCCCTTTAAGCTCTACAAGCTCCTCGAGGAAACGAAAGAACCCTCACCACTTAAGCCCAATCAGATTTCACCTGTTGATGTCGTTGTTGAGAAGGGACCAACACCAATTCCACCGGGCCCAATGATGGCAGAGCTACAGAATGCTGGTATTCCAGTGGCCATTGAGAGAGGTAAGGTAGTTGTAAGGGAGACTGTTACGGTTGTAAAGGCTGGTGAAGTAGTTAAGCCTGAGGTTGCAAGAGCTTTGAGCGTTCTGGGAATAAAGCCCATAAAGATAGGACTCGATACAAGAGTTATATACGACAACGGAATCCTGCTAACACCGGACATATTAGCAATTGACGTCGAGAAGATTAAGAGTGAGTTTGCAGAGGCTTATCAGAAGGCTTTGAACTTGGCTGTTAACTGTGCATACGTAACTGAGGAGACTGCCGAGATACTCATCATGAAAGCTGTTATGGATGCAAGAAACTTGGCTATAAATGCTGGACTGCCAGTGAAGGAAGTTATGCCAGAAATCTTAGCGAAGGCTCACATGGAGGCTTTGGCTTTGGCTTCACTCTTACCAGAATCAGCTTTGGATGATGAACTCAAGAGCTTACTCTCCTCAAGAGTTGTTGAGAAGAAAGAGGAGGTTGTAGAGGAGAAGAAGGAAGAGGAAAAGAAGGAGGAAGAAAAAGAAGAGGAAGAGGAGGAATCTGCTTTAGAAGGTTTAGGTGCGTTATTCGGCTAA
- the hmeD gene encoding Hdr-like menaquinol oxidoreductase iron-sulfur subunit HmeD → MSEVPEELKIKQKFPNWYDWLKPITQKDIKHGFASYIALPKQVNSEFFKMPFGDVERDVFSEDWKLPENWKEIILDSFKETLEKNRAFKVFMDICVRCGACADKCHYYIGTGDPKNMPVMRAETVRSVYRYYFTIGGKLFGKWAGARPLDENVIKEWYYYLLQCSLCRRCSLFCPYGIDTAEVVWWARRMLSRVGLNQRFMCISIEASARTGNHLGLYAGGMAGSIEQGLSELKDITGFDLHTYINKPGADVLFVAPSADYFATPHWYAMLGYLLLFNELEERYGLTVTWSTYASEGGNFGTFHSYEAAQLLNSKIYKEAERLGVKFIIGGECGHMWRDKHQFINTMNNPPKHAEWKKFWDDPDLGQISEKLKGINLGEFISGEHGWIHVLEFVAALIKHKKIDIDPSRNDHWRATYHDPCNVARGMGMLEEPRYVLRNVMNNFYDMPEHTIREKTYCCAAGGGMLAEELMELRMRGVMPRMMALRYVVKKYGVNIMLTPCAIDKAQFPIAVDYWKIPVEIGGPMEMVGNALVLTAFGEKPEDRKYDLRGTPIREEE, encoded by the coding sequence ATGAGTGAGGTGCCTGAGGAGCTTAAGATCAAGCAGAAGTTTCCGAATTGGTATGATTGGTTGAAACCGATAACGCAGAAGGACATAAAGCATGGTTTCGCAAGCTACATAGCGCTACCAAAGCAGGTTAATTCAGAGTTCTTCAAAATGCCTTTCGGAGATGTTGAAAGAGATGTGTTCAGCGAGGACTGGAAGTTGCCAGAAAACTGGAAAGAAATAATCCTTGACTCTTTCAAGGAGACTTTGGAAAAGAACAGAGCGTTCAAAGTCTTCATGGATATATGTGTTAGATGTGGTGCTTGTGCAGATAAATGCCACTACTACATAGGTACCGGTGATCCAAAGAACATGCCAGTAATGAGAGCCGAAACCGTTAGAAGCGTTTACAGGTATTACTTCACGATCGGAGGTAAGCTGTTCGGTAAGTGGGCAGGTGCAAGGCCTTTAGATGAAAACGTCATAAAGGAGTGGTACTACTACCTCTTGCAGTGCTCACTCTGCAGGAGATGCTCACTCTTCTGCCCATATGGCATAGACACGGCTGAAGTTGTATGGTGGGCAAGGAGGATGCTCAGTAGAGTAGGATTGAACCAGAGGTTCATGTGTATATCCATTGAAGCTTCAGCGAGAACAGGAAACCACTTGGGATTGTACGCTGGAGGTATGGCTGGATCGATCGAGCAAGGTTTAAGCGAACTTAAGGACATAACTGGCTTTGACCTGCATACCTACATAAACAAGCCCGGTGCTGACGTACTATTCGTAGCTCCATCAGCAGATTACTTCGCAACGCCACACTGGTACGCTATGCTTGGATACCTACTGCTCTTCAACGAGCTTGAAGAGAGATACGGCTTAACTGTTACATGGTCAACTTATGCAAGTGAAGGAGGTAACTTCGGTACGTTCCACAGCTACGAGGCAGCACAACTCTTGAACTCCAAGATCTACAAGGAAGCTGAGAGATTGGGTGTGAAGTTCATAATCGGTGGTGAGTGTGGACACATGTGGAGAGACAAGCACCAGTTCATAAACACGATGAACAACCCGCCGAAGCATGCAGAATGGAAGAAGTTCTGGGATGACCCAGATTTAGGTCAGATAAGCGAGAAGCTCAAGGGAATAAACTTGGGTGAGTTCATATCTGGTGAACACGGTTGGATACACGTTCTCGAATTTGTTGCAGCTTTGATCAAGCACAAGAAGATCGACATCGATCCAAGCAGAAACGACCACTGGAGAGCAACATACCACGATCCGTGCAATGTTGCAAGAGGTATGGGAATGCTTGAAGAACCAAGATACGTGCTGAGAAACGTTATGAACAACTTCTACGACATGCCAGAGCACACTATAAGGGAAAAGACATACTGCTGTGCTGCCGGTGGTGGAATGCTTGCTGAAGAGCTGATGGAGCTCAGGATGAGAGGAGTCATGCCGAGGATGATGGCATTGAGGTATGTGGTCAAGAAGTACGGTGTGAACATAATGCTAACGCCTTGTGCTATAGACAAGGCTCAGTTCCCGATTGCAGTAGACTACTGGAAGATTCCGGTTGAGATAGGAGGTCCAATGGAGATGGTCGGTAACGCTCTGGTCTTAACTGCGTTCGGTGAAAAGCCTGAGGATAGGAAGTACGATTTGAGAGGAACGCCTATAAGGGAGGAGGAGTGA
- the rpl12p gene encoding 50S ribosomal protein P1: MEYIYAALLLHSAKKEINEENLKAVLEAAGVEVDEARVKALVSALEGIDIDEAISKAAFAPVAAAPQPAAATAEAAAEEKKEEEKKEEEEEKAEEEALEGLGALFG; encoded by the coding sequence ATGGAGTATATATATGCGGCTTTGTTGTTGCACTCCGCTAAGAAAGAGATAAACGAAGAGAACTTGAAAGCTGTGCTTGAAGCAGCTGGCGTCGAAGTGGATGAAGCGAGAGTTAAGGCTCTGGTCTCGGCTTTGGAGGGAATTGACATAGACGAGGCTATATCGAAGGCAGCTTTCGCACCGGTCGCAGCAGCACCACAGCCCGCTGCAGCTACTGCTGAGGCCGCTGCAGAAGAGAAGAAGGAGGAAGAAAAGAAGGAAGAGGAAGAAGAAAAGGCGGAAGAAGAGGCTCTGGAGGGACTTGGAGCACTGTTCGGCTAA
- a CDS encoding PRC-barrel domain-containing protein has protein sequence MIGEISTLLGLKVYTDEGRYVGVVKDLVLDVENRRIKSLAISDYNKTLINSKAKGVLIPYRLVKAVGDIVIVKDVFKAKKEED, from the coding sequence ATGATCGGTGAAATTTCAACACTGTTAGGATTAAAGGTTTACACAGATGAAGGTAGATATGTAGGTGTAGTAAAGGACCTAGTTTTGGACGTGGAAAACAGGAGGATAAAGAGCCTAGCTATCTCCGATTATAACAAAACTTTAATAAACTCCAAGGCTAAAGGCGTTCTGATCCCTTACAGGCTAGTTAAGGCTGTAGGTGATATTGTCATAGTCAAAGATGTCTTCAAGGCAAAAAAGGAAGAGGATTAA
- a CDS encoding tRNA(His) guanylyltransferase Thg1 family protein — MSSRQKRKRINWKDRELYAHLLAPNVFILRIDGRNFTNVLKDFEKPYDIRFARAMVETCREIMREFNPAFAYTFSDEVSFLFRDLFGCRVEKIDSIIASEFSSRLSLKLGFPVSFDSRIIYASFDEISDYLKSRQDECWRNHINSYAFYTLLKEIKDRRKTQEFLSGKKSSEIHDLLFERGINISKTPAWQRRGIMLYWEEVEFEKEFEGRKVRFKRRRIVEEWNLPLFDSEDGKKLIEKVLSHFR, encoded by the coding sequence ATGTCTTCAAGGCAAAAAAGGAAGAGGATTAATTGGAAAGACAGAGAACTGTACGCACACCTACTAGCCCCAAACGTTTTCATTCTAAGAATAGATGGTAGAAACTTCACGAACGTTTTGAAAGATTTTGAAAAGCCCTACGATATAAGGTTCGCAAGAGCTATGGTTGAGACTTGTAGAGAAATTATGAGAGAATTTAACCCTGCCTTCGCGTACACATTCAGCGACGAGGTCAGTTTTCTTTTCAGAGACTTATTTGGTTGCAGGGTTGAGAAAATCGATTCGATAATAGCTTCAGAGTTTTCATCCCGTTTGTCGCTGAAATTGGGTTTCCCTGTGAGCTTCGATTCGAGGATAATTTACGCAAGCTTCGACGAGATATCGGATTACCTAAAGTCTAGGCAGGATGAGTGCTGGAGAAATCACATCAACAGCTACGCCTTTTACACACTTCTTAAGGAGATTAAAGATAGAAGAAAAACTCAGGAATTCTTGTCTGGTAAAAAATCGAGCGAGATACACGATTTACTATTTGAGAGGGGTATAAACATTTCAAAGACACCAGCATGGCAGAGGAGGGGAATAATGCTTTACTGGGAAGAAGTTGAATTTGAGAAAGAGTTTGAAGGAAGAAAGGTAAGATTCAAGAGAAGAAGAATTGTTGAAGAATGGAATTTACCTCTATTCGATTCCGAGGATGGCAAAAAATTGATTGAAAAAGTATTGAGTCACTTCAGATAA
- the nrfD gene encoding NrfD/PsrC family molybdoenzyme membrane anchor subunit codes for MGAEVPKIDFTKIEGKSYGYYAICAIWLSICIIGAYAYYLQWIHGHQVTGLNNQVPWGFGIAAVCYFIGASAGSLIVSALSGVFEKEEFKIFSRSAAFFAAAMIVAAMGAIFTDVGNPSNSINFLMYFNPTSIFSWNAFLYSSYFVVCVIYLIAQFEEKKFLTRCIAVFAVGWAVLVHSGTGAILGFIYSNDFYHSALTPPMFIISAIASGLGLLIPTYILTFKWTKREYDPSLFWTLTKIMGAMVIVLLYFFIVEGFEKGYMPASHEAFLRMITSPETPAVWVYWFGQIGLMLLALAIMLSPYRKTEKAMFVAGLLVAVAVFCERYILVVPGLSYPYEIFAGYEAVKPFQIVPYYPTWAEWAIELALLAGVYLAYCIGIKIFALLPEKAVKVEEVNKNE; via the coding sequence GGCTATTATGCAATCTGTGCAATCTGGCTTTCTATCTGTATCATTGGTGCCTACGCTTACTATCTCCAATGGATTCACGGTCATCAGGTTACCGGCTTAAACAACCAAGTTCCATGGGGCTTCGGAATCGCAGCCGTTTGTTACTTCATTGGTGCCAGTGCAGGTTCACTTATCGTTTCAGCCTTATCCGGTGTTTTTGAAAAAGAGGAGTTCAAGATATTTTCAAGAAGTGCTGCCTTCTTCGCTGCCGCAATGATCGTTGCTGCAATGGGCGCAATCTTCACGGACGTAGGCAATCCTTCCAACAGCATAAACTTCCTGATGTACTTCAACCCGACATCGATCTTCTCTTGGAACGCATTCCTCTATTCAAGCTACTTCGTCGTCTGTGTAATATATTTGATAGCTCAATTTGAGGAGAAGAAGTTCCTAACGAGGTGCATTGCTGTCTTTGCCGTAGGATGGGCAGTTCTCGTGCACAGCGGTACTGGTGCAATCTTGGGATTCATCTACTCGAACGACTTTTACCACTCAGCTTTAACACCGCCGATGTTCATAATCTCGGCAATTGCAAGCGGTTTAGGATTGCTCATTCCGACGTACATACTGACTTTCAAGTGGACTAAGAGGGAATACGACCCCAGCCTTTTCTGGACACTGACAAAGATCATGGGTGCGATGGTAATCGTTCTGCTTTACTTCTTCATCGTTGAAGGATTTGAGAAGGGTTACATGCCCGCAAGCCACGAGGCATTCCTAAGGATGATTACGAGCCCAGAGACTCCAGCGGTTTGGGTTTACTGGTTTGGTCAAATTGGATTGATGCTTTTGGCGCTTGCTATAATGCTTAGTCCTTACAGGAAGACAGAAAAGGCCATGTTTGTCGCAGGATTGCTCGTAGCTGTTGCCGTATTCTGCGAGAGATACATACTCGTCGTTCCGGGACTCTCATATCCATACGAGATATTCGCTGGCTACGAGGCAGTTAAGCCGTTCCAAATAGTGCCTTACTATCCAACTTGGGCTGAGTGGGCAATAGAACTCGCATTGCTAGCGGGAGTTTACTTGGCGTACTGCATAGGTATTAAGATATTCGCCCTATTGCCTGAAAAAGCCGTTAAAGTAGAGGAGGTGAATAAGAATGAGTGA
- a CDS encoding 50S ribosomal protein L1, which translates to MIVSKEQLEEAISKAIEQAKPRKFVETVEMAVNLRNVDMRRPENRIDVIVTLPHGLGKPRKVGVFARGETALKAQEAGADVVLGPEDIDELAKNKREAKKLAKRIDFFIAEAPLMPEIGRKLGPILGPRGKMPQPIPPLADPKPMIEKLRKSVKIRTRDKPVFHAPIGKRDMEVEKLAENALEIIKVVENKYDNPSQVVKSIYVKTTMGPAVRVI; encoded by the coding sequence ATGATCGTGAGTAAAGAGCAGCTTGAGGAAGCGATAAGCAAGGCTATAGAGCAGGCTAAGCCGAGGAAATTCGTAGAGACGGTAGAAATGGCAGTAAACCTGAGAAATGTGGACATGAGAAGACCAGAGAACAGAATAGACGTAATTGTAACGCTACCTCACGGATTAGGAAAGCCTAGAAAGGTGGGTGTATTCGCGAGGGGTGAAACAGCTCTCAAGGCTCAGGAAGCTGGGGCAGATGTCGTATTAGGTCCTGAAGACATCGACGAATTGGCCAAGAACAAGAGAGAGGCCAAAAAGCTTGCTAAGAGAATTGACTTCTTTATAGCTGAAGCTCCCCTAATGCCTGAGATAGGTAGAAAGCTCGGTCCTATCTTGGGTCCGAGAGGAAAGATGCCTCAACCAATACCGCCACTAGCAGATCCAAAGCCAATGATAGAGAAGCTAAGGAAGTCTGTGAAGATAAGGACGAGAGATAAGCCAGTATTCCACGCACCGATAGGTAAGAGAGATATGGAAGTCGAAAAGTTGGCTGAAAATGCCTTAGAAATAATAAAGGTTGTTGAGAACAAGTATGATAATCCATCGCAAGTGGTAAAATCAATATATGTCAAGACGACTATGGGTCCAGCTGTGAGGGTGATCTGA
- the dsrM gene encoding sulfate reduction electron transfer complex DsrMKJOP subunit DsrM encodes MSEALYIFYALPYICFAIFVIGTIYRVVDWARSAVPLKIPTTSAQQPSFKFVRRTWIDKIDSPSSKFWAFVRVLFVVFLFRDLFRNTRYYIEMGGKNVDTRWLWLFAILFHYSLLVIVIRHLRFFTNPVPDFVKTLEYLDGVLGVAIVPPLLMTGVIALVALAFLWGRRILLAKERSISIPSDHLILFFMAVILVSGLLMRYIIKADLSYVKMFALSVVTFQPPSPEVLANLHWLFLIHFTFVCITIAYIPFSKVMHFAGVWFSPTRNMPNDNRRKRHVNPWDPNPELPILVREGITVAGVTYKCKKLDWDTYYEMYKDQLDEIAEKNYTLKAEEF; translated from the coding sequence ATGAGTGAAGCCCTGTACATTTTTTATGCCTTACCTTACATCTGCTTTGCCATATTCGTCATAGGGACAATATACAGGGTTGTAGATTGGGCAAGAAGTGCGGTACCCCTCAAAATACCCACAACTTCCGCTCAGCAACCGAGCTTTAAGTTCGTCAGGAGGACATGGATAGACAAGATAGATTCTCCCTCAAGCAAGTTCTGGGCTTTCGTAAGGGTTCTGTTTGTAGTGTTCCTCTTCAGAGATCTCTTCAGAAACACAAGGTATTACATCGAGATGGGAGGTAAAAATGTAGACACAAGATGGCTCTGGCTGTTCGCAATACTATTCCACTACTCCCTGCTCGTAATAGTCATAAGACATCTGAGGTTCTTCACAAACCCAGTTCCAGATTTCGTGAAAACTCTGGAATACCTCGATGGAGTTTTGGGTGTTGCGATAGTTCCGCCCTTGCTGATGACTGGAGTCATAGCGTTAGTTGCATTGGCTTTCCTCTGGGGTAGGAGGATACTACTGGCTAAGGAGAGGAGCATCTCAATACCATCAGACCACTTGATACTGTTCTTCATGGCTGTCATACTTGTCAGCGGATTACTCATGAGATACATCATAAAGGCAGATCTGAGCTATGTGAAGATGTTTGCTCTAAGTGTAGTAACATTCCAGCCACCCTCACCAGAGGTTTTAGCAAACCTTCACTGGTTGTTCCTAATACACTTCACGTTCGTCTGCATAACAATCGCATACATACCGTTCAGTAAGGTAATGCACTTTGCTGGAGTCTGGTTCAGTCCTACAAGAAACATGCCCAACGACAACAGGAGAAAGAGGCATGTCAATCCATGGGATCCAAACCCAGAATTGCCAATACTTGTAAGAGAGGGCATAACTGTTGCTGGAGTAACCTACAAGTGCAAGAAGCTCGATTGGGATACTTATTACGAGATGTATAAGGATCAGCTTGATGAAATTGCCGAGAAGAATTACACACTCAAAGCTGAGGAGTTTTGA
- the dsrJ gene encoding sulfate reduction electron transfer complex DsrMKJOP subunit DsrJ has protein sequence MYHKGYVVLGIILFLALLATPYWVSAGAIKYEDVREELSPSKGTACIYSKEWMAQYHMELLNEWRELAVRDGVRTYTTPNGVFNVSLTECWQCHDYEGFCAKCHDFMEVRPVCWDCHYNPSMELPTVNYLK, from the coding sequence ATGTACCATAAGGGATATGTTGTCTTGGGAATAATACTATTTTTAGCCTTACTCGCCACGCCGTACTGGGTAAGCGCTGGAGCTATCAAGTACGAAGATGTACGAGAGGAACTTTCTCCTTCGAAGGGAACAGCTTGCATCTACAGTAAGGAGTGGATGGCGCAGTATCACATGGAGCTACTAAACGAGTGGAGAGAACTTGCCGTTAGAGATGGAGTCAGAACGTACACAACACCAAACGGAGTCTTCAATGTCAGCTTAACAGAATGCTGGCAGTGCCACGACTATGAAGGATTCTGTGCAAAGTGCCACGACTTCATGGAAGTCAGACCGGTTTGCTGGGACTGCCATTACAATCCTTCAATGGAGCTACCAACGGTCAATTATCTGAAGTGA